CACCGATTTGGAAAGAGGCTTCACCAAATGAACCGTTAAGTAGCTTACGACCACCAAACGACGTGGTTTCAGCAATACGGTTCAGCTCATCTTGCAACGCTGCAACTTCTTCATGCAGTGCCTGACGCTCTGATGCTGAGTTTGTGCCGTTTGCCGATTGTAGCGACAAGTCACGAATACGTTGCAAAATTGACGTAGACTCGTTCATTGCCCCTTCCGCAGTCTGCGCAATAGAAATACCGTCATTGGCATTGCGCATAGCCACATCCAAACCACGAGACTGAGCGGTCAGTCGGTTAGAGATCTGAAGCCCCGCAGCATCGTCTTTTGCACTATTAATTTTCTGACCTGAAGACAATCGTTCCATCGAGGTATTGAGTTCCCCCGTGGCCTTATTCAGGTAACGTTGGGCAGTCATTGCCGACACGTTAGTATTTACAGTAATGGTCATAGTTTGCTCTCCTAATGAGTTCGCAAGTTCTTGCGAAGCGGCCAGCTTAATCTCAGTTGGAAGCACTGACCGTAATAACTTGCTAAGCAGGAAGTGCCTGCTTCAACCAGTTCGTTAAACTCTTAGTGTTATCAATACAATTAGTGTGCCAACTTCAATGTGTGAATAATCAAATAATTTTCTAATTTAATTTCAATAACTTAAAATCATTGATGCCATTTCACACAAATGTTCATTTTATCGCCACACTATGGCGGCAATACCCTTGCCGCTCATTTGCCACCTAGTTGCCATAGCGAGATTGGCTATGTTCTTAACCACTGGGCAATATCTCACTTCGCACATACGGCTTAGCACGTATGGCATTGAAGTTAGATGTAATTAAATAAGGTTAAATCTTTGGCCTTGCCAAATGCTTGTTGTGAAGCCTGTAAGGCTCGGGAGTTCTCATTGAACTCAATAATCGCTTCTGCGTAATCCAAATCCTCAAAATTACTCTTAGATTTTGCTAAGGTCATATTGAAGTCATCATGTTGCTCTTCCTGAATATCCAAAGTATTCAAGCGAGCACCAACATCCGTTCTCGCCTTATTAAGGTGAATGAATGCCGCATGAAATTCTTGAGTGATCTGATGCAACTCGGCAGTATTTGAAGTGTCCGAGACAGATCCTTCAGCCAGCTTCATGGCCTGTTTAAAGGTATCGAAGATACTGTACGTTTTTCGTGGTTCCAGAGTAATTGCATCACCTTTAGTGATTTGGCCTTTAACCTGAATAGTGACATCTTCAAACTTTATCCCAACTGCTGGGTCAAAGTTGTCCGCTTTGACAACCGAACCATCACGTTCAAGCTGGTAACCGTAGTTACCATCGGGCATATCAACAAACGTGACTTTGTAAGTTGACTGGTCATCTGGATTCGTGTTTACCGCACGCTCTAACAACAGCTCTGATACGCCTTTAAGATCATATTGAGGCTCAAAATCACCATAAGGGTTGTCAATTTCCATAAACAACTTACTACCAGGATCGTTGATCGGCATTTCTAAGCTGTTGGAGATCTTCATCTTGCGCTGATAATCGTCTCCGGCGTATACCACATCCCCATCTTTGTCTCGGAAGAAAGGCTGATTCTTAGGTTTGGTTCCGGCAAAAATATAGTTCCCAGATTCATCCTGAACATTCGACAAGTTAAGAAAATTATTCGCAATTTCCTGTAGCTCTCGACGTTTCGCTATTCGGTCTTCCGGTGATAAGGAACCATTGATCATTTCCATTACCGTACGCTTTGCTTCATCAGCATACTGCTCTGCATTGGAAATAATCACCTCGTGGTGCTCTAGGCGATTACGACTGAGAACAATAGCGTCCGTAAACTGACGTAGCTGCTCTTTCTGTTGTCCAATATTCTGAATGTAGTGAGTAGCCAGTGGATCATCACTGGCACGCATGAGCTTTTTACCCGATGCCAGCTGCGCCTGATTGTGGTGAACTTTCGCTTCCTGACGACGCAGATCATTCTGCACTGACTGATAGTTATGGAAGCTGGAAAT
This sequence is a window from Vibrio coralliilyticus. Protein-coding genes within it:
- the flgL gene encoding flagellar hook-associated protein FlgL: MMNRISSFHNYQSVQNDLRRQEAKVHHNQAQLASGKKLMRASDDPLATHYIQNIGQQKEQLRQFTDAIVLSRNRLEHHEVIISNAEQYADEAKRTVMEMINGSLSPEDRIAKRRELQEIANNFLNLSNVQDESGNYIFAGTKPKNQPFFRDKDGDVVYAGDDYQRKMKISNSLEMPINDPGSKLFMEIDNPYGDFEPQYDLKGVSELLLERAVNTNPDDQSTYKVTFVDMPDGNYGYQLERDGSVVKADNFDPAVGIKFEDVTIQVKGQITKGDAITLEPRKTYSIFDTFKQAMKLAEGSVSDTSNTAELHQITQEFHAAFIHLNKARTDVGARLNTLDIQEEQHDDFNMTLAKSKSNFEDLDYAEAIIEFNENSRALQASQQAFGKAKDLTLFNYI